The genomic window TGCCCGTCTCCCCTCATTGGAAGGATGACGAGAAGAACGACACCACACAGTGAAACACGTActacatcaacacaaacacaaacacatatatttataataatgaaATGTATGTTGATTTTGTAAACCCAGCTAACTTTATAGAATTTGTGAATGTTAAAATATTTACTTGCatttctatttcccttttttgatgctttttttttatgttataacCAAATATATGCTGATATGCTTCTGACCTATGAACCTGAAGAATGAAATAACATGGCCAAAAAGATAACAGGAAATAATATGATATCagaaagatgaaataagaaatgaaatgaaactaTAAAATTACTTTAAATCATCTGaaaatataatatgaaatataatagCACAAATATTAACTATGAAAtagttggggtaaaccatggaaagctgtgtaggtatgtatatttgcgtgtgtggacgtatgtatatacatgtgtatgggggtgggttgggccatttctttcgtctgtttccttgcgctacctcgcaaacgcgggagacagcgacaaagcaaaaaaaaaaaaaaaaaaaaattaactatgaaatatatgaaatacaatataACTTGAAAATAAATTATAAACATGAATTATTAACTCATTGGATTTTTTAAGATAACATATATGAACTATGAAATAATTTGAAATGAGAACACATCTTTAACAATaacatgaataaagacagacagacagacaaataaatgGGTCAATAACATGATATAATAACTAGAAGGGACAGAACATACATATAATAATGAGAGCATGATATAATGAACATGAACACAtactgatgatattgatatccTATTTATAGACTATTCAACTTTGACAATCAGAACGCACAGTAGATTGTCGGTATATATGAAACCCATGTAAACTCCCTAATCTCTCGATAGTTGGTTCACTGTAGCCGAGGTGTCCTGTGTGTAGTCACATCTCACAATGTCAGCTCGACCTGTTTGAGACCTGTATGGTATTCAGCCGCTAATCTCTCTATTGTTGGTTCACTGGAGCCGCGGTGTCCTGTGTGTAGTCACATCTCAGCATGTCGGCTTGACCTGTTTGTGACTACATACCTGTGTGGTTCATCTCCTACTCCAACCGAGTAGGTACAACTCAATTACAGGTCCACTAATTTTATCTCCTCTCTATATGCAAATACATCATGTTAGACAATAGTACTTTAAAATCCTAGACATTGTACCACTGAACTATATTGAGCATATGCATTCACGCACCAACCATCAAGAGGATTTTGGCGCCAGAGTGTgaactttaattatttaaaacttttatatgttcttcccaatatgatttttatgtatttttagttTATTATAAGTGCACCAACCATCGAGGGGTATTTGGCGTCAGAatatgaactttaaatactgtatttatgttatgACCAATATGCTTTTACATGTTTCTTTCTCATTCCTGTTAAGTTTCAGTTCAGTATCTTCCAACACCATTTCATATAAGTCCCAATCATCCATCAAATAATCTCTATCACATTAATATGGCTATCAGACAATACACAAATATGGGATTATCAAACAATGTTAAGTACATCATGAACTTTATTTACAATTATGTATATTcactggttgggttgggttatatatatttgtgtgtgtgtcctctagttgtcaggaggaggtcgtcctcgaggaaacACCATTCCCTCTTGCCATTCCACTGCGCCTGCATCCGATGAGTAATACTGGGCCAGGTAATCTCTGACTGCCTTCGCTCGCCGTGTGTAGTTCGGTCCCCTTCTTGCCATGAGTTGTACCATGAGGTTCAGTGACTCCTCCCTCCAAGTACCAGGGACGACATCATGTTGTTGGTCCTCATAGTTGACAACGGTGCGATCAATTGGGTAGTGTTGCAGTGTCAGGTTATGcatgacacatgcacacatcgtTAGCTTCTTGCAAACAGGGACATCTTGTTGCATCGTCCTTCCGAAGATTCGCCATCTCATCTGTAGCAGCCCGAATGCGTTTTCCACCACACGACGAGCGCGAGATAGTCTGTAGCTGTATAGTTGTTCGGTGGGATCTTGTGATTGGTGGGAGTAGGGTTTCATCATCCACGTCTTGAGAGCGAAGGCATCGTTGGCGACTATGTGGTAGGGGATGGGTTCGTCGTCGTTGGGCAGAGttgtgtcatgagggaagtgtgcaCGGTTGTTATTAATGGCCCTGGCCAGGGTGCACATCTGCCAGGCACCTCCATCCCCAGCGCCTCCTTCTGTACCGACGTCGATGTACAAGAACTTGTAATTTGCATCGGAGAGGGCCATGAGGACGATGCTGTGGAACTTTTTGTAATTGAAGTACAGTGAGCCTCCACCTCTGGGTTTCTTGATTGCGACCTGCTTCCCATCCAGGGCTCCCACACAATTGAAGTAGTTCCACTTTGAGGCGAATCGTTGTGCTACGTTCTTCCATTCTTCTGGTGCCTTGGGGCACTTCATCACTTCTGGTTTGTAGCTGTCGATAATGGCATCGCAGACTATCGGGATAAACCGGCATATGGAAGCCTTGGAGACTATGAAGCTGTATTGGAGACTTGGATAGTCGTTCCCAGTTGCCAGGTGCCGGAGGGTGACCGCCAACTTAAGTCCCTCCTCTTGTGCATTCCGCATTCTAGTGTCCTCCTTCTTCAAAATGGGCGTCAGCCTCTCAACCATCTCCAGGAACAATTCTGGGTAGATGTGTAGGAAATTCTTGTGTCCTTCGGGGTCCTCTTTGCTCAATTCTTGTAGCAGCTGGTCGTAGTTTCCATATAATTGTCACCGTGTCAGCCACTCCCGACTCCATAACCGCCCTGCCCTGCCGTCCTTTCTTCGCAATCGTTCTGGTGGGTGTGGCACTACAgtacgtcttcttcttctccactcGTAGACGACCTGGACTGCACAAATACAGAGTACAGCTGCCAAAATTCTCTGGGTCTCCTGGGGTGAGAGGCTCTGGATGTCCATACTGTATGCTGGCTGGCAAAAGAATGAGGCATGTGCTTGCCAGACCTCTATATATACCCTTGGTTCATATCCGACACGGTTTGGAACGGTGCATGTGCAACAATCATGCATCGTTCCACGTCGTGTCTCGTGCACATGTGCGCTCACTCCGCAACAACATCGCAAGCTACCCGCGACACACCGCAACCACGGCAAGAGGCCGTGCCATGCCGTATGAAACCGCGCCATCAAAAGCCGCAAACACCGCGCCACTGCCGTGACACTGCGCAAGACACCGCAACATTACCGCAACAACACGCCGTAACACACCGCACGAAAACAAGGGACGCCGCCCAATAACGGTCATTTTGCCTCTCACCGCGCCACCTCGCTGGCGTCTTTAgtgcggcccacgccgtaccaggccgtaacacaaaagtgcgtaagtgtaaacctaccttaagttttagtatttgtattgtatgactacagttaacccttgtgttagtaatacagtggccggagtggctactgtgacgttgatgtaatatccatttgataaatctctatctaaatatgagcttcagtcataaagactgcaccacaaacctttcattgccttgaaatcttaagagaatcaatgttaacctttgtatgttttatatatgatccagtgactttaaccctagccaccgttgtacacagtcatatccctgatatgtggacacctggaacgttgtagataatttatcatgaaggtcccagtactgtgtccacgccacacccactccaacaaagggcgcctgtggacgacgatgacgaagggaggctcttcaagcaaacctcatcataagtttacaaggacgatctctttgtgttttctgtcatctactaaggaatatttgtcaagcgtttggtgtgtccacaactgttttataccttcggagttatatttcttcctcttgtgtatcactaacattgactctcgggtcgcatgagtttcactacaacgaaattcgcagacgttactaaaggtgagacgtaagaccacgtcaggtagttaacagatgcgacaacttgacataactatcgtaaaatggtacattggattgtgtttcctgcttgtttaattcttgctttgtttgcattaacatttgtctattgatttatagattatggctggaggtaaccattgtcaactcttcataattaatgatggtctgtggtaggtttactccctacacccatcatccttcttggtcccaaatctatttcaggccacccagaccactggtggcttgtggatgtaccaatgtgaccctatgttcgtacaattgttcttaagcccgtttcttaggcagtgttacctctgtgttttgtgaaaattgtctccttaccagcgagtattgtaagaagatgtttaatagtctatcttgcaactgcatcagctactacagataatcagaaagtgtaaacattcagcgtttcatgaatgccaagcggttgttcaagccaggcaaaatgagtggatgaccttgacggagtaagcaatgtgttgatgaagttatggccagtggtgtggcgagggagggtctgggcaggcaggacacgattgagtgatgtttcgtatcgtcaagcctcattccttcccttgtctatgttttacttttgatgacattcatagagaatgcagctaaggagttacgttttctatacacaacatagatgctattcgtgtttacaaaatcgtagtttacttgcaaacggtaaaatcactcatatgtagctttgccaggtttcctcctaaatttgttctccatattagattcatcatacgtcaacgtaacaacttaaaacagagatggtcacgaagtacaaagattaaaaatgatgaaaggctttgataatctcgatctaacaaattacctaaggctagatcttctgatctaagtcgtattaatggatgcagtctggtgggaaaacattctaccttcactgaggccaagtgttatttgctcaacctaattgttaacatacagactgatgattcccctgcaacttccatggtatacacactgaccaacttggcaagtggtacaccgagtacaacgccacacctcctgactccttcccaacccacatgatgaaggtcatggacaacttgtatgaccgctacctaacattacctggacccaagatgacattaaaaattattgataaattctatcttgcttgagagaacaaaatctttaatactaaagaatgatggaaagaaacagcaagataatatcttgggggataaagtgtgtcgatcactgcagacaaaattgaggatacaacatagaatagagaatttgtctctgatgatgctcttgcctcctctgacgtccacatgttatccacataaacacagtacgttactacagtacatacagtaatatcagtcgtaacaacactatgtatgtagtcgtgattaccgtaacatgtgagtggcaagattggatgacgtaacgtaacaatatcagacttcatcattctcaatagtttaggtggatcatgtaatatttgacgttgcttcatgttttatcagatgataaaatgatggctggtctaatgaccttcacaagtcaatggtcattaaatcccacacagcaaccaaccactcaggatgaccaggagggagccacctggtgcagaccaagtgtaccagcctggtggagaggatcaactgctccacctcaggataagagctgctcaagttctgtagtgagggacactccaagtggcatgtgaaactaccagtcttagttataaactaccgcccggctggccggccggtgggtggctgtggccaacatgaacccaggggctacacacacacacacacacacacacaccgcccactgacctgaccaccggccggtgggtggctgtggccaacatgaacccaggggctacacacgcacacacacacacacacacacacacaccgcccactgacctgaccaccggccagtgggtgggtggctgtggccaacatgaacccaggggctacacacacacacacacacacacacacacaccgcccactgacctgaccaccggccggtgggtggctgtggccaacatgaacccaggggctacacacgcacacacacacacacacacacacacaccgcccactgacctgaccaccggccggtgggtggctgtggccaacatgaacccagggactacacacacacacacacacacacacacacagagcggcgccaggctggaggcggggcatcgtgacgtcacaggcaagtccctccccccgccagatccaaacatgtgttgtgtctggtgatggcggttcaagatttcccacatttatattgatctttatattatcatccactcccaaagtcacctggcattcttgtgtttcaacaacagacgtgatatatgcaacaccaggcaaacattgtaccattatctgataggttaattggtgcagaatcaagaaccagtgaatttcatcgccgccataagtaagtaaggaaggtgactttaatgatgataaatacgacctggtatggctgtgtctacacactaccgccatctggtcaacattgtacataccaacctttaaactgtgacattcaaccacaaggtttaaggtcgctcatgaaaacgcgaacttaaaatctatccatttaaatctaccattcatcaatcaacatttaaacaccatcatttgaacgtaaaccttccagctgcgttattttaccagagtcctttaagatacgtcatataaacacaaaacttgaatgtacgttaagcttgtgcaaaccatcattgaatctcaaacttttgatttagaattgtaatgaaattgtgaacttttaactctgtcaaattacagctattgtacaaaatgatttacttaattgacaaattttaatgtcagttaatttaacgatatcctttgtggttcatctttgaaacacaaatctttaaactttgtctctagaactgaacacaaccattacgtttcataactggaatggaaatttgaataatctatcaaaattcgtcatataacgcgaacttttaaatccttccattcagttgggccgttacttgcctggctcctgccattcataatatgtccttttatattatatgttgactacgctctcattcattcgtcatttggatcgtctcactgatattccattcataaacttcattcctaaagcttatttttgaccgccatgttgctttaaggtttataattctttgtgtatttaatgatagaagattcaatgatatttctcgtgatattggaattagagttaataatgccatctcagtttttaactctaactcaagtaccacgaaaaatataattgaatcttctattactgaatacacaaagaattataatcttaatattagtgatggtctatacaaattggataactttaatggtgataaaatttgtaaacaattcaccttcttgtccacataataagtttatgatacgcttgttgtctgtcttggacaatcacgtgtttaccatatggcgtcctagctacgtttcttcgttgtatatcaactgactgttatatttctctcttgtgtctcccctgatgatgtgacttttacacgaaagtgcacttgggaacttatcgtgtttattttccctgtgaactcataagaatatacttgatcacgtgcaaaattgcgatccttttcaacatatata from Panulirus ornatus isolate Po-2019 chromosome 58, ASM3632096v1, whole genome shotgun sequence includes these protein-coding regions:
- the LOC139766724 gene encoding putative nuclease HARBI1 → MARPLAVVALLQELSKEDPEGHKNFLHIYPELFLEMVERLTPILKKEDTRMRNAQEEGLKLAVTLRHLATGNDYPSLQYSFIVSKASICRFIPIVCDAIIDSYKPEVMKCPKAPEEWKNVAQRFASKWNYFNCVGALDGKQVAIKKPRGGGSLYFNYKKFHSIVLMALSDANYKFLYIDVGTEGGAGDGGAWQMCTLARAINNNRAHFPHDTTLPNDDEPIPYHIVANDAFALKTWMMKPYSHQSQDPTEQLYSYRLSRARRVVENAFGLLQMRWRIFGRTMQQDVPVCKKLTMCACVMHNLTLQHYPIDRTVVNYEDQQHDVVPGTWREESLNLMMI